A genomic window from Chitinophagaceae bacterium includes:
- a CDS encoding M20/M25/M40 family metallo-hydrolase, producing the protein MKNNRTSGYLKTKRKILLQKTIAIIFALLMSASVSKAQVIDSVTIRNIFNQALTKGEAYKNLEVLCRDYGKRLAGSPGAAGAVNYTQRLMQQYGFDSVWLQPCMVPHWVRGEKETAYYITNKSEKKELTICALGNSTGTGNKGIIAPVIEVKSFAQLDSFGRKNIEGKIVFFSHAMDQTKIRTFEAYGEGVQFRWGGAAKAAKYGAVGVMVRSVGTSLDDYPHTGAMHYEDTIPKIPACAVSTLDAEELSAQIKRDPATKIYFRQNCEMLPDEPSFNVIGELRGSENPKEFITVGGHLDAWETGDGAHDDGAGVMQSIDVLYLFKSLGIRPKHTIRAVMFMNEENGSRGGIKYADEAKAKNEQHLFAIESDAGGFEPRGFSFQGDKTAIEKIKIWQPFFLPYGIYDFENGGSGADIGHLEGNCKVLSGLMPDPQRYFDYHHAASDTFDKVNRRELELSAAAMAALIYLIDKYGL; encoded by the coding sequence ATGAAAAACAATAGAACTTCCGGTTATCTGAAAACAAAGAGGAAAATTCTTTTGCAGAAAACGATTGCAATTATATTTGCTTTGCTGATGAGTGCTTCCGTCTCTAAGGCTCAGGTTATCGACTCTGTCACCATCCGCAATATTTTTAATCAGGCCCTCACCAAAGGAGAAGCATACAAAAATCTGGAAGTGCTTTGTCGTGATTATGGAAAAAGACTAGCCGGTTCGCCCGGAGCTGCAGGTGCAGTCAATTACACGCAGCGCTTAATGCAGCAATATGGTTTTGATTCTGTCTGGTTGCAACCCTGCATGGTGCCTCATTGGGTGCGTGGTGAAAAGGAAACTGCATATTACATCACCAACAAATCAGAAAAGAAGGAACTCACGATTTGCGCATTGGGAAATTCAACAGGCACCGGCAATAAAGGAATTATTGCTCCTGTGATTGAAGTAAAAAGTTTTGCGCAACTCGATTCGTTTGGCAGAAAAAATATTGAAGGCAAAATCGTTTTCTTCAGTCATGCGATGGATCAGACAAAGATCAGAACTTTTGAAGCTTATGGTGAAGGTGTGCAATTCCGTTGGGGCGGTGCAGCAAAAGCTGCTAAATATGGAGCAGTGGGAGTGATGGTACGCTCTGTTGGGACTTCGCTGGACGATTATCCGCATACAGGAGCAATGCATTATGAAGATACAATTCCAAAAATTCCGGCCTGTGCAGTAAGTACATTGGACGCAGAAGAATTAAGTGCACAAATCAAGCGTGACCCTGCTACTAAAATTTATTTCCGTCAGAATTGTGAGATGTTGCCTGATGAGCCTTCTTTTAATGTAATAGGTGAATTAAGAGGTTCAGAAAATCCGAAAGAATTCATCACGGTAGGTGGTCACCTTGATGCCTGGGAAACAGGTGATGGAGCTCATGACGATGGCGCCGGCGTAATGCAATCAATCGATGTTTTGTATTTGTTTAAATCGCTGGGCATTCGACCGAAACATACGATTCGTGCAGTGATGTTTATGAATGAAGAGAACGGAAGTCGCGGCGGAATCAAATATGCTGACGAGGCAAAGGCTAAAAATGAACAACATTTGTTTGCCATTGAATCGGATGCCGGTGGTTTTGAGCCACGTGGTTTTTCATTTCAGGGAGATAAAACTGCCATTGAAAAAATAAAAATATGGCAACCATTTTTTCTGCCGTATGGAATATATGACTTTGAAAATGGAGGCAGCGGTGCAGATATCGGTCATCTGGAAGGCAACTGCAAAGTGTTGTCCGGATTAATGCCGGATCCTCAGCGGTATTTTGATTATCATCATGCTGCAAGTGATACTTTCGATAAAGTAAACCGGCGTGAGCTCGAACTTAGTGCTGCCGCCATGGCAGCATTGATTTACCTGATCGATAAATATGGATTGTAA